Proteins encoded in a region of the Prunus persica cultivar Lovell chromosome G4, Prunus_persica_NCBIv2, whole genome shotgun sequence genome:
- the LOC18779190 gene encoding F-box/kelch-repeat protein At3g23880 — protein MAHSFPEEIIQEILIRLSVKSLIKCTSVCKAWRSMIINQSFIHAHLNPTVDFANRNDIDLLLLHRISGSNSLNYHQNTFIHKVKDEVHSVHHDNQAFDVYSKIEFPIAAKKNYGNSHLRVVGTCDGLICLADDVPSYAYNFIIWNPAIKKSVTLPMPGITYETHGGYDASIGFGFDATTNDYKVVRVVTLLDEDDETPTLTEVYSLATGTWSSPACVSPICRIEMAASSAFVNGVLHWPVVCQTDVDSYYIILTFDLGKEVFGQIPMPKIIQWDFNLGLQLSVSDNKKSIALFMRPNNREDFYTDYGREDSVLDIWVMKEYGREESWTKLITLNPQGPETIFLSALCFRKSGELLLLLKEKERQELLSLDLVSKQRKLLGISGYKYCTGHFYKESLLLLDKSDAESY, from the coding sequence ATGGCACACTCTTTTCCTGAGGAAATCATACAAGAGATCCTAATTAGGCTATCCGTTAAATCTCTGATCAAATGCACTTCAGTCTGCAAGGCATGGAGGTCCATGATCATAAACCAAAGCTTTATTCATGCCCACCTCAACCCAACAGTGGACTTTGCTAACCGGAATGACATTGACCTCCTCCTACTCCACAGAATTTCTGGAAGCAATAGCCTCAACTACCACCAAAACACGTTCATTCACAAGGTGAAAGACGAGGTTCACTCTGTGCATCATGATAACCAGGCGTTTGATGTGTACTCCAAGATCGAATTTCCAATTGCCGCAAAGAAAAACTACGGCAATTCACATCTTCGTGTGGTTGGCACTTGTGATGGGCTAATTTGCCTTGCGGATGATGTCCCCTCTTATGCTTACAACTTCATTATATGGAACCCAGCCATTAAAAAGTCAGTGACCCTTCCCATGCCTGGTATTACTTATGAGACGCATGGTGGGTACGATGCTTCTATTGGGTTCGGTTTTGATGCTACAACCAATGACTATAAGGTTGTGCGAGTTGTGACTTTAttggatgaagatgatgagacGCCAACTCTAACTGAGGTTTATTCCCTAGCCACCGGCACATGGAGCAGTCCTGCTTGTGTTTCTCCTATATGTCGAATAGAAATGGCTGCATCCAGTGCTTTTGTTAATGGGGTTCTTCATTGGCCTGTAGTCTGTCAAACAGATGTTGATTCTTACTATATTATATTGACATTTGATCTGGGCAAGGAGGTGTTCGGTCAGATACCTATGCCGAAGATTATTCAATGGGATTTCAATTTGGGATTGCAATTGTCTGTTTCAGATAACAAAAAATCTATTGCTTTGTTCATGAGGCCCAACAATCGTGAAGATTTCTATACGGATTATGGGCGTGAAGATTCTGTTCTTGATATATGGGTGATGAAAGAGTATGGCAGAGAGGAATCATGGACCAAATTGATTACTCTCAATCCACAAGGTCCAGAAACAATTTTCCTCAGCGCCTTATGTTTTAGGAAGAGTGGGGAATTACTGTTACTgctcaaagaaaaagagaggcaGGAACTGTTATCACTAGACCTTGTGAGCAAACAGCGTAAACTTCTTGGGATTTCTGGATATAAATATTGTACTGGTCATTTTTATAAAGAGAGCCTCCTCTTACTCGACAAGAGCGATGCAGAGTCATactaa
- the LOC109948596 gene encoding uncharacterized protein LOC109948596, translating to MKPYAITLIAFGAVVAAAAVICLCFVCIGGNKKKQMTRRSSTVMQSITPPPAQRGHGDVEGGEAVHRQSRTNGTKDGGMVILVGAGAAFATAAVTAAVTSEANGGSCGGCDSEAGACGGCGGGCGGCGAD from the coding sequence atgaaGCCATATGCTATAACCCTCATAGCCTTCGGGGCAGtcgttgctgctgctgccgtTATATGTCTGTGTTTTGTTTGCATCGGAGGcaacaagaagaagcaaaTGACCAGAAGGTCATCCACCGTCATGCAAAGCATAACGCCGCCTCCGGCTCAACGAGGTCACGGCGATGTTGAAGGAGGTGAAGCTGTTCATCGCCAAAGCAGGACTAATGGAACAAAAGATGGTGGCATGGTGATTTTGGTAGGGGCCGGTGCCGCATTTGCTACTGCTGCTGTTACAGCCGCCGTAACTAGTGAGGCTAACGGAGGTAGTTGTGGTGGCTGTGACAGCGAGGCCGGTGCTTGCGGGGGCTGTGGCGGAGGTTGTGGTGGTTGTGGAGCTGATTAG
- the LOC18779891 gene encoding pentatricopeptide repeat-containing protein At1g53600, mitochondrial: protein MSNYNMPTKLKPTTLFYKRLPNKIHCSYLSTEAGFKPQNVSKTRKASSFLVYCNSQITQSGRNGDIKQAESVFNRMPKKNTISWTAMLTAYAENGQTTKARKLFDEIPERNVASYNAMITAYIRDQCMVGEAFELFSRMPERNEVSYGAMITGFVKAGMFDKAEKLYCDMPVNWREPVCSNVLINGYLKAGKFEEAVRVFEGMVDSNVVSQSCMVDGYCKMGRIVDARSLFDRMLERNVVTWTAMIDGYMKMGNVKAGFELFLKMRREGLVEVNSTTMAVLLEACGSFGRYGEGIQMHGLVSCMGFDYDVFLGNSFIIMYSRYGCIDEASKIFNMISKKDIVSWNSLIVGYVQCGETAKAFSLFEIMPAKDVVSWTTMMSGFSSKGMTEKAIQLFRMMPEKDDVAWTAVISGFVNNGDYEEALRWFIEMLQKTIRINPLTLSSVLSASASLASLNEGMQIHALSLKMDMEFDLSVQNSLVSMYSKCGNVTDAYWIFTNISTRNTVSFNAMITGYAHNGFGEEALNLFRSMQNEGCKANQITFLGVLSACVHVGLVEEGWQFFNSMKSLHDIEPGPDHYACMVDLLGRTGLLDEAVDLIHSMPFEPHAGVWGALLSASRTHLCLDLAQLATQRLIQLDPDDATPYVVLSNLYSTLGKVKDGNQVRMTKKSKGIRKSPGCSWIVVKDKVHLFLAGDQSHLDLQEIKVMLWIITMEIGPLDR from the coding sequence ATGTCAAACTATAACATGCCAACCAAACTCAAACCAACTACCCTTTTCTATAAGCGCTTGCCTAATAAGATTCACTGCTCGTACTTGTCTACTGAAGCAGGTTTTAAACCCCAAAACGTGTCCAAAACCAGAAAAGCCAGCAGCTTTCTTGTTTACTGCAATTCCCAAATCACTCAAAGTGGAAGAAATGGTGATATCAAACAAGCAGAGTCAGTATTCAATCGTATGCCGAAGAAGAATACTATTTCCTGGACTGCTATGCTCACTGCATATGCTGAAAATGGCCAAACTACCAAAGCACGTAAACTGTTCGATGAAATTCCCGAACGAAACGTAGCATCGTATAATGCGATGATCACAGCTTATATTAGGGACCAGTGTATGGTAGGTGAAGCTTTTGAGTTGTTTTCTAGGATGCCCGAGCGTAATGAGGTGTCTTATGGTGCCATGATCACAGGTTTTGTAAAGGCGGGGATGTTTGACAAGGCTGAGAAGCTTTACTGTGATATGCCAGTTAATTGGCGCGAACCGGTTTGTTCAAATGTTTTGATAAATGGGTATTTGAAGGcgggaaaatttgaagaagcaGTTCGAGTTTTTGAGGGAATGGTAGATAGCAATGTGGTTTCTCAGAGTTGTATGGTTGATGGGTATTGCAAAATGGGAAGGATTGTTGATGCTAGAAGTTTGTTTGATAGGATGCTGGAGAGGAATGTGGTTACTTGGACGGCAATGATTGATGGGTATATGAAGATGGGGAATGTCAAAGCGGGGTTTGAATTGTTTTTGAAAATGAGAAGGGAAGGGCTAGTGGAGGTCAATAGCACTACCATGGCTGTACTGTTAGAAGCTTGTGGTAGTTTCGGTAGATATGGAGAAGGGATTCAGATGCACGGGTTAGTTTCTTGTATGGGATTTGACTATGATGTGTTTTTAGGAAATTCTTTTATCATTATGTATAGTAGATATGGATGCATAGATGAAGCTTCTAAGATATTTAATATGATAAGCAAGAAAGACATTGTTTCCTGGAATTCCTTAATTGTTGGTTACGTTCAATGTGGTGAAACTGCAAAAGCTTTTAGTCTGTTTGAGATTATGCCTGCAAAGGATGTAGTCTCATGGACGACCATGATGTCAGGATTCTCTAGCAAAGGGATGACTGAGAAAGCCATCCAATTGTTCAGAATGATGCCTGAGAAGGATGATGTTGCATGGACTGCTGTAATTTCGGGTTTTGTAAATAATGGGGATTATGAGGAGGCTCTCCGTTGGTTTATTGAGATGCTTCAAAAGACAATCAGGATCAATCCTCTAACTTTAAGCAGTGTGCTCAGTGCTTCAGCCAGTTTGGCCAGCCTAAATGAGGGGATGCAGATCCATGCTCTTTCATTGAAGATGGATATGGAATTTGATTTATCTGTTCAAAATTCTCTGGTATCTATGTATTCGAAGTGTGGGAATGTTACTGATGCCTATTGGATCTTTACAAATATCTCTACCCGCAACACTGTTTCATTCAACGCAATGATTACTGGGTATGCACACAATGGGTTTGGGGAAGAGGCGCTTAACTTATTTAGGAGCATGCAGAATGAAGGTTGCAAGGCAAACCAAATCACCTTTCTAGGTGTTCTTTCAGCATGTGTCCATGTGGGCCTAGTAGAAGAAGGATGGcagttttttaattcaatgaaATCATTACACGATATAGAACCAGGACCTGATCACTATGCTTGCATGGTTGATCTCCTTGGTCGGACTGGTTTGCTAGATGAAGCTGTCGATTTGATTCATTCAATGCCGTTTGAGCCCCATGCCGGGGTTTGGGGAGCTCTTCTCAGCGCTAGCAGGACTCATTTATGTCTTGATCTTGCCCAGCTTGCAACTCAGCGCCTAATTCAATTGGATCCTGATGATGCAACCCCTTATGTGGTCTTGTCCAACTTATATTCTACTCTGGGGAAAGTGAAGGATGGAAACCAAGTGAGGATGaccaaaaaatcaaagggGATAAGGAAGAGTCCAGGCTGCAGCTGGATCGTAGTGAAGGACAAGGTTCATTTATTTCTTGCAGGAGATCAATCCCATCTGGACTTACAAGAGATCAAAGTAATGCTCTGGATCATAACGATGGAAATTGGACCGCTGGATAGATGA
- the LOC18780163 gene encoding uncharacterized protein LOC18780163 encodes MASLLAENWSCMNNNMDMNDHFPGAAGAGTSSNMSNALLMSLLEETQGDQDHDEERLRSLIRALEVELDPTTSEDHEIFMENPHQFGGISQEDFQPLDVGYVSGGDFPGTDAAGFGWIDMEIGSSSQEGTGESVDWYMDSCLDDEIDCSSSNFGGSTTTPFEENGYQNLWQETYINTRMNV; translated from the coding sequence ATGGCTTCTTTGCTAGCTGAAAACTGGTCATGCATGAACAACAACATGGACATGAATGATCACTTTCCTGGAGCAGCTGGAGCTGGAACCTCATCAAACATGAGCAATGCCCTGCTCATGTCCTTGTTGGAAGAAACACAAGGTGATCAGGATCATGACGAAGAGCGATTGCGCAGCCTAATCCGTGCTCTAGAAGTAGAACTGGACCCTACTACTAGTGAAGATCATGAAATTTTCATGGAAAATCCTCATCAATTTGGTGGCATTAGTCAAGAGGATTTTCAGCCATTGGATGTGGGATATGTGAGCGGTGGTGATTTCCCTGGAACAGATGCAGCTGGGTTCGGTTGGATTGATATGGAAATAGGGTCTTCTTCTCAGGAGGGTACTGGTGAATCAGTTGACTGGTACATGGATTCTTGCCTTGATGATGAGATCGATTGCTCGTCTAGTAATTTTGGAGGGTCTACGACCACTCCCTTTGAGGAAAATGGGTATCAGAATTTGTGGCAGGAAACATATATTAATACAAGGATGAATGTATAG